One Periophthalmus magnuspinnatus isolate fPerMag1 chromosome 15, fPerMag1.2.pri, whole genome shotgun sequence genomic window carries:
- the six3a gene encoding homeobox protein SIX3a: protein MVFRSPLELYPSHFFLPNFADRPLLLANSAPSARSPEDLSMFQLPTLNFSPEQVASVCETLEETGDIERLGRFLWSLPVAPGACEAINKHESILRARAVVAFHTGNFRDLYHILENHKFTKDSHGKLQAMWLEAHYQEAEKLRGRPLGPVDKYRVRKKFPLPRTIWDGEQKTHCFKERTRSLLREWYLQDPYPNPSKKRELAQATGLTPTQVGNWFKNRRQRDRAAAAKNRLQHQAIGPSGMRSLSEAGLTPHSSAESPSTAASPTTSVSSMTERVDTGTSILSVTSSDSECDV, encoded by the exons ATGGTTTTCAGATCGCCTTTAGAGCTTTATCCCTCCCATTTCTTCCTGCCAAACTTCGCTGATCGCCCTCTGCTCCTGGCGAACAGCGCTCCCTCCGCCAGGTCTCCAGAAGACTTGTCCATGTTTCAGCTGCCGACCCTCAACTTCTCCCCGGAGCAGGTGGCGAGCGTCTGCGAGACGCTGGAGGAGACCGGGGACATCGAGCGCCTGGGCCGTTTCCTCTGGTCTCTGCCCGTGGCTCCGGGAGCATGCGAAGCGATCAACAAGCACGAGTCCATCCTGCGCGCGCGGGCCGTCGTCGCCTTCCACACGGGGAATTTCAGAGACCTGTACCATATCCTGGAGAACCACAAGTTCACTAAAGACTCGCACGGAAAACTGCAGGCCATGTGGCTGGAGGCGCACTACCAAGAGGCCGAGAAGCTGCGCGGGCGCCCGCTCGGACCCGTGGACAAGTACCGCGTCAGGAAGAAGTTTCCTCTGCCTCGGACCATCTGGGACGGGGAGCAGAAGACGCACTGTTTCAAAGAGAGGACACGTAGCCTGCTGCGAGAGTGGTACCTTCAGGACCCGTATCCAAACCCCAGTAAGAAAAGGGAACTGGCGCAAGCCACAGGACTCACTCCCACACAGGTCGGAAACTGGTTTAAAAACCGGAGACAACGAGACAGAGCCGCGGCGGCTAAAAACAG GCTCCAGCACCAAGCAATAGGACCGAGCGGCATGAGGTCCCTGTCCGAGGCGGGCctcactcctcacagctccGCAGAGTCGCCCTCCACCGCGGCCAGTCCCACCACCAGCGTGTCCAGTATGACAGAGCGCGTGGACACGGGCACGTCCATCCTGTCAGTCACATCCAGCGACTCGGAGTGCGACGTATGA
- the six2a gene encoding homeobox protein SIX2a — protein sequence MSMLPTFGFTQEQVACVCEVLQQGGNIERLGRFLWSLPACEHLHKNESVLKAKAVVAFHRGNFRELYKILESHQFSPHNHPKLQQLWLKAHYIEAEKLRGRPLGAVGKYRVRRKFPLPRSIWDGEETSYCFKEKSRSVLREWYTHNPYPSPREKRELAEATGLTTTQVSNWFKNRRQRDRAAEAKERENNENSNGNGHNALSSSMNGTKSLLGSSDDDKTPSGTPDHHHNTSPGPALLMGPNSSALPSLHGLAPPPGPSAIPVPSADSVHHHHHHHGLHHDILNPMSSNLVDLGS from the exons ATGTCTATGCTTCCGACGTTCGGCTTTACGCAGGAGCAAGTTGCGTGCGTCTGCGAAGTGCTCCAACAAGGCGGCAACATCGAGAGACTGGGTCGTTTTCTGTGGTCTCTCCCCGCCTGCGAGCACCTCCATAAAAACGAATCCGTGCTCAAGGCAAAGGCGGTCGTTGCTTTCCACAGAGGCAACTTCCGAGAGCTTTACAAGATCCTGGAGAGTCACCAGTTCTCCCCGCACAACCATCCCAAACTGCAGCAGCTCTGGCTCAAGGCGCACTACATCGAGGCGGAAAAGCTGCGCGGACGGCCGCTCGGAGCCGTGGGCAAATACCGGGTGAGAAGGAAGTTTCCTCTGCCCCGCTCCATCTGGGACGGAGAGGAGACGAGCTACTGCTTCAAGGAGAAGAGCCGGAGCGTCCTGAGAGAGTGGTACACGCACAACCCGTACCCGTCCCccagagaaaagagggagctgGCTGAGGCCACTGGACTCACTACCACGCAGGTCAGCAACTGGTTCAAGAACCGGAGACAGCGGGACAGGGCGGCGGAGGCCAAGGAGAG agAAAACAACGAAAACTCCAACGGCAACGGCCACAACGCGCTGTCCTCGTCCATGAACGGAACTAAAAGTCTTTTAGGAAGTTCAGACGACGATAAAACACCGTCCGGGACCCCGGACCACCACCACAACACGTCCCCGGGCCCCGCGCTGCTCATGGGCCCCAACAGCAGCGCTCTACCCTCTCTCCACGGCCTCGCTCCTCCGCCCGGGCCCAGCGCCATCCCGGTGCCGAGCGCGGACTCAgtgcaccaccaccaccaccaccacggaCTCCACCACGACATCCTCAACCCCATGTCCTCCAACCTGGTGGACCTGGGCTCGTAG